The Nitrospira sp. genome contains the following window.
AGGTTGGTTTGACGCTCCTCGAACTGAGCGGTTTCCAACCATTGTGATGCTTGATCCGGGCCGCAGGCCGATGCGCTCATGAGCAGGACGAGAATGGCTGGAGTCAGAACTGTATGCATGCGGCGGTCCTTTCATTGATCTCACCCGGCGTGCTTGCCGCAGTGTCTGCCACATCCGCAGTGGGTTCAAGTGGGGTGACGGAGACAGGCTGCCTCATCACGAGCCGGACTCTTCCCGGATGCCATACCGTGGTGAGGTAATGGCTTCGCTGCGGCAGCGGGGACACCGGCTTGGTCGCGTGAACCTGGTGCGCTCGCGGAAGGTGTACGTACAGTCCTGACAGCGCGACGGTTCCAACAGAAATGTTCGTGACGCGTCGTGCGCGAGCGTTTTGACAATGTGGGGCAGATGATCTTCCACTTGGCGCTCCGGCAGGCCGACCAGCTGGGCCAACTGGTGAGACGATAACAACGTGCCGGTCAGCAGCGTCATGATTCGCTGCCGGGGTGTCTGCGGTGGAGTGATCATGCCGTCGTGATTGTAGGGGAACCGCCTGCCGATGAAAAGGCAGGCATCGACGACCGCGATCTTGTTATACTACGCGAAACTGCCTGTGCATTCGGCGCAGAGAAAGACGCCGCTATGAGTGGATCGCAGTGGGACGAGCTGGCCGAATTGGCCTTGTCTCGTGTGAGCTCGGCCGGAGTCGAGTATGCGGATATCCGCCTGCTCGATACGGCGACCAGGACCATCAGCGGTGAAGACCGGCGCATTGCGCAGATCCGGGAGTCCACCGATCGCGGGTTTGGCATCCGCGTACTGCACCGCGGCGCTTGGGGTTTTGCCGCCAGTTCAATTATCTCACTCGAAGAAATTCCTCGTGTCGCCGATCTAGCTGTAGAAATCGCCAAAGGGTCGGCGTCTCTCGCGATCACCAAAGTCCACCTGGCACCCGAGCCGGTCCATCAAGACCGCATCGTCACACCCTGTCGTCTGGATCCCTTTGCGGTTCCATTGGAAGAACAGACCGCGCTGCTGCTGAGCACGATGGAAATCATTCAGCGGCATCCCGGTGTGGTCAGAAGTCACGCCAGCCTCTGGGCTCAACGCGATCGCAAACTATTTGTCTCAACTGAAGGCTCGCATCTCGAGTTTAACCTGCTGGCGATGCAGGGCGACTGCACGGCCACGGCCGTCTACAACGGGCGATTTGCGAGCCGGTCGTTCAACACTCCTCATGTGCGTACGGGTTATGAACTGGTGCGCGACGCCGATTGGGCTCGTGAAGGCGCGCGCATTGCGGAACAGGTGGTGGAGAAAGTGCGGGCTCCGGCGATCGACGCGGGACGGTATGATCTGGTGCTGGATCCCGAGCATCTGTCCTTGACGATGCATGAGTCCTGCGGGCACCCGAGCGAGTTGGATCGCGCGCTCGGGTATGAAGCCAATTATGCCGGCACCAGTTTTCTCACGCCCGACAAACGCGGCACGTACCGGTATGGCTCGGCGCACGTGAATCTGGTGGCTGACAACACCGAACCGGGCACGCTGGCGGCGACCGGGTATGACGATGATGGCGTCAGTTGTCAGAAGTGGGACATCATTCGAGAAGGCATCTTCGTCGGATACTGCACGAATCGGGAGGTGGCGCCGAAAATCAAGGAAGAACGGTCGCGCGGATCGAACCGGGCCGATAGCTGGGGCAGCGTGCCGATGGTGCGGATCGCGAACATCGGTCTGGAGGCGGGAACGTCCACGGTGGATGACCTGCTGGCCGACGTGAAGCGGGGCATTTATATCGAAGGCCATGGGTCCTATAGTATCGACCAGCGGCGGTATAATTTTCAGTTCGGTGGCGACGCGTTCTGGTTGATTGAAAACGGCCGGCGGACGCACATGGTACGGGATGTCATCTATCACGGCATCACGCCGGAATTCTGGGGCCGCTGTGACGGCGTCGCCGATGCCAGCCATCGTCGCCGGTATGGCTTCATCACCTGCGGCAAAGGGCAGCCCGGCCAATCCGGCTGGATGACGCACGCCGCGTCCCACGCCCGCTTCCGGCGCGTGGATGTGATCAGCGGACACACGAAGGCGGACGCATGACGTCATCGATCACGTCCTCATGGCCGAAACTGACGAGCCGCCAGGAGTTTGAGTTCCTGGCCGACCTCGTGATGAGTCACTCCACCGGCGAGCACACCTTCTTCTCATTGCGCGACAGTCACAGCGGCACCACGCGGTTTGCCAACAACCAGATCATTCAGAACGTCAATCTTCGCCGGGGCAGCCTCTCGATCACCGTGGCCTTCGGGCGACAGCACGGCACCGCCAGCACCACGGATTTTACCGCCGGGGCGGTTCGAGAAACGCTCAAGCAGGCCGAATCGCTCGCGCGCCTCTCGCCCGAGGATCCGGAATATCTTCCGCCGGTGGGCGCGCAAACCTATTTGTCTCTGCCCACGTCCCGGCCGGAAACGAGTGCCGCCGGCCCGGCCCGCCGGCTCGACTATGCGCGGGAAGCCATCGGACAATGCAAAATGGAAAACCTCAACGCGGCCGGCACCGTGTCCTCCAGCACGGCGACTGTGGGGCTGGCCGCAGAGACGGGATTGCGCGCCTATGAAGAACGCACCGAAGGGCGGTTTAGCCTGACTGTGCAGGCCGGCGACGCCACCGGGTGGTCGGCTGCCGCCCATCGATCCATCGACCGTCTGCATGTGCAGGAGCGCACCCTGGCGGCCATCATCAAGGCCAAACGGGGGGCGGACGAACCGCAGGAGCTGCCGCCGGGCCGCTACACGGTCATCTTGGAACCGGCTGCTGTTGCAGGACTGCTCAGCTGGATGATCTGGATGCTGGATGCCAAATCATTTTATAAGGGGACCAGCCCGTTCAGCGGAAAGTTGGGCTCACGCATCATCGATCGCCGGCTCTCGCTGATGAATCAACCGGCCCATGCGGATCTATTGGGACACGGCTTTACGCATGAAGGGTTGCCGGTGATCGAGTCCGGCTGGATCGAGTCGGGAGTGCTGACGCAGCTCCTGCATGATCGGTATACGGCTCGCGAGCACCAGATTGAGCCCCTCCCGACATTGGAGTCGCCCCACTTCTCAGGTGAACGTCCGATCGGCACGCGAGTGGACGACCTTATTCGTACGACGCAACGCGGGATTCTCGTGACGAACTTCTGGTACATCCGTCCCGTGAATCCGTCTGACCTGACGCTGACCGGCATGACTAGGGATGGCACATTCCTCATCGAAAACGGGGAGATCAGCTCGGCAATCCGGAACTTCCGATTTCATGAGAGCCCCCTGCGGGCATTCAACCAAGTGGATGCCTACACCACACCGGCTGAGGCGGTGACGTCGGAAACCGGGAAAGCATTGGTTCCCGCCATGCGGATTCACGACTTCAATTTTTCCAGCGTCACGCGGTTCTGATCGTGGCCCTGTGAGGGGTCGTGCGGTCGAAAAAACCCAATCGCAGCCATTGACTCGGCCTATGGGAAAGAGTAATGAATGAAGGCTAGCTGGCCGATAAGGCGAGAGTGTGTCTATGAAACGAAAACAACAGCGTTTGGCGGAAAAACCGATTCATCTTCTCACGCTCGCTCCGGATAAAGGCGATAAAGGGGCGGTGAATCCGTTTGCGCCGTCGCCGTTGCGCGCGGCCATCGGTAAGGTGTTCGTCAAGCTGGAAGACATGACCGAACGGTTCGAGGACTGGTGCCAGTACGGCAACTCCGAAGACCGGACGGAACAGCCAATTGGACAGCGGGTGTCGAACTGGCTGGGCGCGCCTGTCGCGCGGCATATCGAGCATCAAGTTCAGGCTGAACACGGGTTGGTGCCGGCGCGCCGGTGGGATGGTGCCGTCGGTGACCTCATTTTCCGGCTGCGCGATCGTGCGGGGTTTGTCCAACGTGCCTTGACCGCTCAAGCCCGTGAGCTCAAGGACTGGGTCATCCAACACACCCAATCCACTCAGGCGGAACTCCATGATTTGCGTGAGCAGGTGGCCACGCAACAGGTGCAGATGGAAGAACTGTCGGCGCAGCTTCAAGACCTGCGCGCGCTGGTGAGTTCGCAGCAGCAAGTGCTGATGTACATGGGCAAAGACATGGAGATGGCGCCTCCTGCCGAGTTGGAACTGTCTCTGGTGTCTCAGCACGCGTTGCCCTATCGCGAGCGTGACATGAAGCCGTCAAGGGATCGGCGCGAGAGCTCCGCCGACGCCTCCCAGCTCCCCTACCTCAACGCGTAGATCACGTCCATACATGTCGGTGTTCCCAGGCCGCTGAGTCCTAGACCGTTCGCGACTCCTCGGCCGGACCTCTCCGTTTCGCCCGCATGAGTTCGCTCAGGGGATCCACAGTTCTGCAGAGCGAACCTTGCCCGGCTCGGCGTGGGTTGGTCAGGTAGCATCCTACGTAGTCGCCGTGGCGCCCGTCATCAATCCATAACGTGCTGGCAACTTCCTGATAAGACTGCTACGTTGTGCTTCTCCTCGCGGCCGGCGTCTTGCCGAAGGATCACAGTCCGTCCGTCTTACCGATGCAACGATCAGGAGCGCAGTCAATGGTCACGCGACGATTTCTGCGAGTGCTGCTATCTGGGTGCTTGTGCATGGGGCTGACGACGTCACTGGGAGAAGGTCGCGCGAGGGCCGAACCTGCCCTGTTCGACAATCTCGGCACGCTCCATCACGCGATCACCACGACCTCCGAGCGCGCACAGCAATATTTCGACCAGGGGCTTCGACTGGTCTATGCCTTCAACCATGAGGAAGCCATCGTCGCGTTCACCGAAGCCTCCCGTCTCGATCCCGATGCGCCCATGCCCTATTGGGGTGTGGCATTGAGTCTGGGGCCGAACATCAATGCCGCGATGGACGCGAAAGACGAATCCCGGGCGGTAGACGCTGTTCAGAAAGCCACAGCGCGCCTGGCGAAGGCGAGTCTCCGTGAGCGGACCTATATCGAAGCCTTAGCCACACGGTACTCCACCAAAAAATCTCCATCGAGGAAAGCCAAGGATGAAGCCTATGCCAAGGCCATGCGCCGCCTTGCGGCAGAGCCTGCCGACGATGTCGATGCCGTGGTGCTGTTCGCGGAATCCCTGATGGTCCTTCGCCCTTGGGACTATTGGCGGGCCGATGGCCGAGCTCAGCCGGGGACCGACGAGATACTCTCGACGTTGGAAGCGGCGCTCGCGCGCGACGTGAATCATCCGGGTGCGTGCCACTATTATATTCACGCCGTCGAAGCGTCGCCCGATCCCCAGCGCGGACTGACCTGCGCCCAACGTTTGCCGTCGCTGATGCCCGGTGCCGGACATCTCGTGCATATGCCGGCGCACATTTTCATGCGGGTAGGGCGCTACCGGGATGCGTCGGAACGGAACGCGAACGCCGCGACGGTTGATCGCGAGTATTTACGGCATCACCCCCTTGAGGGCAACTACGCAACGGGATACTATGCTCACAACCTGCATTTCCTGAACGCCTCGCTGGTGATGGAAGGGCGAAGCGCGGAAGCCTCGCAGGTCGCGCGCGATCTGTTGGGGAAGATCTCGGTCGACGAGATCGTGAAAGAGCCCTCGCTGGAATGGTATGCCCCCACGCTGCTTCTCACCATGGCGCGTTTCGGCCAGTGGGGGGAGTTGATCAGGCAACCGCCGCCGCCCAAGGAGTTGCGGTTCACCACGGGTATGTGGCACTACGTGCGTGGGTTGGCCTTCGCCGCAACCACCCGGTTCGGCAGCGCCGAGGGGGAGCTGGCGAACCTCAGGAAGTCGCTCAAGGCCTTCAGTAGAGCGAAGTCGACGGAGGGCAAACTGAGTCGCACGCTGCTCAAGGTGGCGGAGCGGGTGCTGGCCGGAGAGCTGGCCGCACGCCGCGGAGAATACGAGTCGGGCATTCAGGCCTTGCGTGAGGCGCTGCAGGTGGAGCGGTCACTGCCATACAGCGAACCGCCGTTTTGGTTTCAACCGGTGCGTCATAACCTGGGAGCGGTGTTATTGCTGGCAGGGCGTCCCGGTGATGCGGAAGCGGTGTACCGTGAGGATTTGCAGGTGAATCCCGAGAATGGCTGGGCGCTACACGGACTCGTACAAAGCCTCAGGTCGCAGCACAAAGATGCGGCCTCGGAAGAAAACCGGCTGCATGCCGCCTGGGCGCAGGCCGATATGGCGCTCACGGCTTCACGTTTTTGAGGAGTCGTTGGGTCGCAGTCACAGGCGATCATTCATCGAGCCATGAAAGGGACATTGTGAACACGGAGTACGTCTTTCAGGCGGGCGAGGAGCCGCGAGAATTTGTGCGGCTGCACATGCTGGAACGCATATTCGATGCGGGCACCCAGCGGCGCCTCTTGGCGACAGGGCTGACGAGCGGGTGGCATTGCCTGGAGGTGGGGGCAGGAGCCGGCTCCATCGTCCGGTGGTTGGAGCAGCGCGTGGGGCCGTCTGGCAAAGTGGTCGCGGTGGATACCAATCCACGTTTTCTGCGAGGCAGCGGCAGCTCGACCATTG
Protein-coding sequences here:
- a CDS encoding TldD/PmbA family protein — protein: MSGSQWDELAELALSRVSSAGVEYADIRLLDTATRTISGEDRRIAQIRESTDRGFGIRVLHRGAWGFAASSIISLEEIPRVADLAVEIAKGSASLAITKVHLAPEPVHQDRIVTPCRLDPFAVPLEEQTALLLSTMEIIQRHPGVVRSHASLWAQRDRKLFVSTEGSHLEFNLLAMQGDCTATAVYNGRFASRSFNTPHVRTGYELVRDADWAREGARIAEQVVEKVRAPAIDAGRYDLVLDPEHLSLTMHESCGHPSELDRALGYEANYAGTSFLTPDKRGTYRYGSAHVNLVADNTEPGTLAATGYDDDGVSCQKWDIIREGIFVGYCTNREVAPKIKEERSRGSNRADSWGSVPMVRIANIGLEAGTSTVDDLLADVKRGIYIEGHGSYSIDQRRYNFQFGGDAFWLIENGRRTHMVRDVIYHGITPEFWGRCDGVADASHRRRYGFITCGKGQPGQSGWMTHAASHARFRRVDVISGHTKADA
- a CDS encoding TldD/PmbA family protein; the encoded protein is MTSSITSSWPKLTSRQEFEFLADLVMSHSTGEHTFFSLRDSHSGTTRFANNQIIQNVNLRRGSLSITVAFGRQHGTASTTDFTAGAVRETLKQAESLARLSPEDPEYLPPVGAQTYLSLPTSRPETSAAGPARRLDYAREAIGQCKMENLNAAGTVSSSTATVGLAAETGLRAYEERTEGRFSLTVQAGDATGWSAAAHRSIDRLHVQERTLAAIIKAKRGADEPQELPPGRYTVILEPAAVAGLLSWMIWMLDAKSFYKGTSPFSGKLGSRIIDRRLSLMNQPAHADLLGHGFTHEGLPVIESGWIESGVLTQLLHDRYTAREHQIEPLPTLESPHFSGERPIGTRVDDLIRTTQRGILVTNFWYIRPVNPSDLTLTGMTRDGTFLIENGEISSAIRNFRFHESPLRAFNQVDAYTTPAEAVTSETGKALVPAMRIHDFNFSSVTRF